Proteins encoded by one window of Bactrocera oleae isolate idBacOlea1 chromosome 4, idBacOlea1, whole genome shotgun sequence:
- the LOC106617840 gene encoding zinc finger protein ztf-16 isoform X4, protein MAETISAAAGMEMTLKDSGIIDMTPGSLMQHSALVKHTHALRSLKECSADEQPVALDSTARANSTPPTNYTTSTSTPNPPAMATFRCERCDHFETTSRASLLLHVVQCLSNHARLKTEEPELENLSVVGSVMPHADQNAGNSNDVTKLVPDTATANNVPTNMSVVTTNGNASSPTASSSSSSSSRKVFECDVCNMKFSNGANMRRHKMRHTGVKPYECRVCQKRFFRKDHLAEHFTTHTKTLPYHCPICNRGFQRQIAMRAHFQNEHVGQHDLVKTCPLCSYRAGSMKSLRIHFFNRHGIDLDNPGPGGSSSLLLALESQASQVAAAAAAASFVPGLNAVAAAAAAASQNANSSMATTHQSDSGESMRSLENATPPMHFLTPHVEISTLSDNGTDLFNVTWNALLNCKLGKSTDAAFLCAFDLQGNANTATGVELMETKSSGRGERDAVVGNKSPAPPPPQEHPIDCNTKSLPSSTSHVGVQLNACPSPKTHHHENHITPSISLIPIKQVSPLKSLLREDLKRRICAKANNRITRNAAVLDNNNVVQTGSITGTTSNTSSCNSTPICNGTITSTGQETEPNLLSRKQILTCLFCGIEFPDETLYFLHKGCHCESNPWKCNICGEQCNNVYEFNSHLLSKSHQ, encoded by the exons ATGGCTGAAACTATAAGTGCAGCCGCCGGTATGGAGATGACATTAAAGGACAGCGGGATAATTGACATGACACCCGGTAGTTTGATGCAACACAGTGCGTTAGTCAAGCATACTCATGCGCTACGTAGCTTGAAGGAATGCAGCGCGGATGAACAGCCAGTGGCCTTGGATAGTACGGCACGCGCAAATAGTACACCACCAACGAATTACACCACATCCACAAGCACGCCGAATCCGCCCGCTATGGCGACATTTCGTTGTGAACGTTGCGACCATTTCGAGACTACTTCTAGGGCATCGCTACTATTACATGTCGTCCAGTGTTTGTCTAATCATGCGCGCCTCAAAACCGAAGAACCTGAATTGGAGAATCTAAGTGTAGTCGGTTCGGTGATGCCCCATGCAGACCAAAATGCTGGCAACAGCAACGATGTCACCAAATTGGTACCGGATACGGCAACGGCAAATAATGTTCCCACAAATATGTCGGTGGTCACAACGAATGGCAATGCCAGCAGTCCAACTGCATCATCGTCTTCGTCGTCTTCATCCCGTAAAGTTTTTGAATGTGATGTTTGCAATATGAAATTCTCAAATGGCGCAAATATGAGACGGCATAAGATGCGCCACACTGGTGTCAAGCCTTACGAATGCCGTGTCTGTCAAAAGAG ATTTTTCCGCAAAGACCATTTGGCGGAACACTTTACAACGCACACGAAAACTCTTCCATACCACTGTCCCATATGTAACCGTGGCTTCCAGCGCCAAATCGCTATGCGCGCTCATTTCCAAAACGAGCATGTCGGCCAACACGACCTCGTTAAAACCTGTCCATTGTGCAGCTATAGAGCAGGTTCTATGAAATCGCTAAGGATTCACTTTTTCAACAG ACATGGTATAGACCTTGATAATCCGGGACCGGGTGGTTCCTCATCATTACTGCTCGCCTTGGAGTCACAAGCATCACAAGTAGCAGCTGCCGCAGCCGCTGCCAGTTTCGTACCGGGCCTGAATGCTGTggctgcagctgctgctgcggcAAGCCAGAATGCCAACTCGAGCATGGCGACGACCCATCAGAGCGATAGTGGCGAGTCGATGCGCTCTCTGGAGAATGCCACACCGCCCATGCACTTTTTGACGCCGCATGTGGAAATTTCAACCCTGTCCGACAATGGAACCGATTTGTTCAATGTAACATGGAATGCGTTGCTAAATTGCAAATTGGGGAAATCCACTGATGCGGCGTTTTTATGTGCATTTGATTTGCAGGGGAACGCCAATACCGCAACCGGAGTGGAACTGATGGAGACGAAGAGCAGCGGTCGAGGCGAGCGGGATGCAGTCGTTGGAAATAAGTCACCAGCGCCACCACCACCTCAAGAACATCCGATCGATTGTAATACCAAATCGTTGCCTTCAAGCACCAGTCATGTCGGTGTGCAGTTGAATGCTTGCCCTTCCCCAAAAACCCATCACCACGAGAACCACATCACACCATCCATCAGTTTGATACCAATCAAGCAG GTATCCCCACTGAAGTCCTTGTTAAGAGAGGACCTCAAACGACGCATTTGCGCCAAAGCCAATAATCGCATCACCCGCAATGCAGCTGTTTTGGACAACAACAATGTCGTGCAAACAGGCAGCATTACCGGCACCACAAGCAACACCTCTTCCTGCAACTCCACTCCCATATGCAATGGTACGATCACCTCAACCGGCCAAGAGACCGAACCAAACCTGCTAAGTCGCAAGCAAATACTCACATGTTTATTCTGTGGCATCGAGTTTCCAGACGAAACACTGTACTTCCTGCACAAGGGCTGTCACTGCGAGAGTAATCCGTGGAAGTGCAACATTTGTGGCGAACAGTGCAACAACGTCTATGAATTCAATTCTCATTTGTTGAGCAAAAGCCACCAATAG
- the LOC106617840 gene encoding ikaros family zinc finger protein isoform X2, protein MAETISAAAGMEMTLKDSGIIDMTPGSLMQHSALVKHTHALRSLKECSADEQPVALDSTARANSTPPTNYTTSTSTPNPPAMATFRCERCDHFETTSRASLLLHVVQCLSNHARLKTEEPELENLSVVGSVMPHADQNAGNSNDVTKLVPDTATANNVPTNMSVVTTNGNASSPTASSSSSSSSRKVFECDVCNMKFSNGANMRRHKMRHTGVKPYECRVCQKRFFRKDHLAEHFTTHTKTLPYHCPICNRGFQRQIAMRAHFQNEHVGQHDLVKTCPLCSYRAGSMKSLRIHFFNRHGIDLDNPGPGGSSSLLLALESQASQVAAAAAAASFVPGLNAVAAAAAAASQNANSSMATTHQSDSGESMRSLENATPPMHFLTPHVEISTLSDNGTDLFNVTWNALLNCKLGKSTDAAFLCAFDLQGNANTATGVELMETKSSGRGERDAVVGNKSPAPPPPQEHPIDCNTKSLPSSTSHVGVQLNACPSPKTHHHENHITPSISLIPIKQEPVGEDLSTDANKSGTKCPTTQCEQMNGGDCSESEFSSPNGRLTSLIKVSPLKSLLREDLKRRICAKANNRITRNAAVLDNNNVVQTGSITGTTSNTSSCNSTPICNGTITSTGQETEPNLLSRKQILTCLFCGIEFPDETLYFLHKGCHCESNPWKCNICGEQCNNVYEFNSHLLSKSHQ, encoded by the exons ATGGCTGAAACTATAAGTGCAGCCGCCGGTATGGAGATGACATTAAAGGACAGCGGGATAATTGACATGACACCCGGTAGTTTGATGCAACACAGTGCGTTAGTCAAGCATACTCATGCGCTACGTAGCTTGAAGGAATGCAGCGCGGATGAACAGCCAGTGGCCTTGGATAGTACGGCACGCGCAAATAGTACACCACCAACGAATTACACCACATCCACAAGCACGCCGAATCCGCCCGCTATGGCGACATTTCGTTGTGAACGTTGCGACCATTTCGAGACTACTTCTAGGGCATCGCTACTATTACATGTCGTCCAGTGTTTGTCTAATCATGCGCGCCTCAAAACCGAAGAACCTGAATTGGAGAATCTAAGTGTAGTCGGTTCGGTGATGCCCCATGCAGACCAAAATGCTGGCAACAGCAACGATGTCACCAAATTGGTACCGGATACGGCAACGGCAAATAATGTTCCCACAAATATGTCGGTGGTCACAACGAATGGCAATGCCAGCAGTCCAACTGCATCATCGTCTTCGTCGTCTTCATCCCGTAAAGTTTTTGAATGTGATGTTTGCAATATGAAATTCTCAAATGGCGCAAATATGAGACGGCATAAGATGCGCCACACTGGTGTCAAGCCTTACGAATGCCGTGTCTGTCAAAAGAG ATTTTTCCGCAAAGACCATTTGGCGGAACACTTTACAACGCACACGAAAACTCTTCCATACCACTGTCCCATATGTAACCGTGGCTTCCAGCGCCAAATCGCTATGCGCGCTCATTTCCAAAACGAGCATGTCGGCCAACACGACCTCGTTAAAACCTGTCCATTGTGCAGCTATAGAGCAGGTTCTATGAAATCGCTAAGGATTCACTTTTTCAACAG ACATGGTATAGACCTTGATAATCCGGGACCGGGTGGTTCCTCATCATTACTGCTCGCCTTGGAGTCACAAGCATCACAAGTAGCAGCTGCCGCAGCCGCTGCCAGTTTCGTACCGGGCCTGAATGCTGTggctgcagctgctgctgcggcAAGCCAGAATGCCAACTCGAGCATGGCGACGACCCATCAGAGCGATAGTGGCGAGTCGATGCGCTCTCTGGAGAATGCCACACCGCCCATGCACTTTTTGACGCCGCATGTGGAAATTTCAACCCTGTCCGACAATGGAACCGATTTGTTCAATGTAACATGGAATGCGTTGCTAAATTGCAAATTGGGGAAATCCACTGATGCGGCGTTTTTATGTGCATTTGATTTGCAGGGGAACGCCAATACCGCAACCGGAGTGGAACTGATGGAGACGAAGAGCAGCGGTCGAGGCGAGCGGGATGCAGTCGTTGGAAATAAGTCACCAGCGCCACCACCACCTCAAGAACATCCGATCGATTGTAATACCAAATCGTTGCCTTCAAGCACCAGTCATGTCGGTGTGCAGTTGAATGCTTGCCCTTCCCCAAAAACCCATCACCACGAGAACCACATCACACCATCCATCAGTTTGATACCAATCAAGCAG GAACCAGTAGGGGAGGATTTATCAACGGATGCTAATAAGAGCGGCACCAAATGCCCAACCACACAATGCGAACAAATGAATGGCGGTGACTGTAGTGAATCGGAATTCTCGTCTCCGAACGGCAGATTAACTTCGTTAATTAAG GTATCCCCACTGAAGTCCTTGTTAAGAGAGGACCTCAAACGACGCATTTGCGCCAAAGCCAATAATCGCATCACCCGCAATGCAGCTGTTTTGGACAACAACAATGTCGTGCAAACAGGCAGCATTACCGGCACCACAAGCAACACCTCTTCCTGCAACTCCACTCCCATATGCAATGGTACGATCACCTCAACCGGCCAAGAGACCGAACCAAACCTGCTAAGTCGCAAGCAAATACTCACATGTTTATTCTGTGGCATCGAGTTTCCAGACGAAACACTGTACTTCCTGCACAAGGGCTGTCACTGCGAGAGTAATCCGTGGAAGTGCAACATTTGTGGCGAACAGTGCAACAACGTCTATGAATTCAATTCTCATTTGTTGAGCAAAAGCCACCAATAG
- the LOC106617840 gene encoding zinc finger protein ztf-16 isoform X3: MAETISAAAGMEMTLKDSGIIDMTPGSLMQHSALVKHTHALRSLKECSADEQPVALDSTARANSTPPTNYTTSTSTPNPPAMATFRCERCDHFETTSRASLLLHVVQCLSNHARLKTEEPELENLSVVGSVMPHADQNAGNSNDVTKLVPDTATANNVPTNMSVVTTNGNASSPTASSSSSSSSRKVFECDVCNMKFSNGANMRRHKMRHTGVKPYECRVCQKRFFRKDHLAEHFTTHTKTLPYHCPICNRGFQRQIAMRAHFQNEHVGQHDLVKTCPLCSYRAGSMKSLRIHFFNRHGIDLDNPGPGGSSSLLLALESQASQVAAAAAAASFVPGLNAVAAAAAAASQNANSSMATTHQSDSGESMRSLENATPPMHFLTPHVEISTLSDNGTDLFNGNANTATGVELMETKSSGRGERDAVVGNKSPAPPPPQEHPIDCNTKSLPSSTSHVGVQLNACPSPKTHHHENHITPSISLIPIKQASEPVGEDLSTDANKSGTKCPTTQCEQMNGGDCSESEFSSPNGRLTSLIKVSPLKSLLREDLKRRICAKANNRITRNAAVLDNNNVVQTGSITGTTSNTSSCNSTPICNGTITSTGQETEPNLLSRKQILTCLFCGIEFPDETLYFLHKGCHCESNPWKCNICGEQCNNVYEFNSHLLSKSHQ; the protein is encoded by the exons ATGGCTGAAACTATAAGTGCAGCCGCCGGTATGGAGATGACATTAAAGGACAGCGGGATAATTGACATGACACCCGGTAGTTTGATGCAACACAGTGCGTTAGTCAAGCATACTCATGCGCTACGTAGCTTGAAGGAATGCAGCGCGGATGAACAGCCAGTGGCCTTGGATAGTACGGCACGCGCAAATAGTACACCACCAACGAATTACACCACATCCACAAGCACGCCGAATCCGCCCGCTATGGCGACATTTCGTTGTGAACGTTGCGACCATTTCGAGACTACTTCTAGGGCATCGCTACTATTACATGTCGTCCAGTGTTTGTCTAATCATGCGCGCCTCAAAACCGAAGAACCTGAATTGGAGAATCTAAGTGTAGTCGGTTCGGTGATGCCCCATGCAGACCAAAATGCTGGCAACAGCAACGATGTCACCAAATTGGTACCGGATACGGCAACGGCAAATAATGTTCCCACAAATATGTCGGTGGTCACAACGAATGGCAATGCCAGCAGTCCAACTGCATCATCGTCTTCGTCGTCTTCATCCCGTAAAGTTTTTGAATGTGATGTTTGCAATATGAAATTCTCAAATGGCGCAAATATGAGACGGCATAAGATGCGCCACACTGGTGTCAAGCCTTACGAATGCCGTGTCTGTCAAAAGAG ATTTTTCCGCAAAGACCATTTGGCGGAACACTTTACAACGCACACGAAAACTCTTCCATACCACTGTCCCATATGTAACCGTGGCTTCCAGCGCCAAATCGCTATGCGCGCTCATTTCCAAAACGAGCATGTCGGCCAACACGACCTCGTTAAAACCTGTCCATTGTGCAGCTATAGAGCAGGTTCTATGAAATCGCTAAGGATTCACTTTTTCAACAG ACATGGTATAGACCTTGATAATCCGGGACCGGGTGGTTCCTCATCATTACTGCTCGCCTTGGAGTCACAAGCATCACAAGTAGCAGCTGCCGCAGCCGCTGCCAGTTTCGTACCGGGCCTGAATGCTGTggctgcagctgctgctgcggcAAGCCAGAATGCCAACTCGAGCATGGCGACGACCCATCAGAGCGATAGTGGCGAGTCGATGCGCTCTCTGGAGAATGCCACACCGCCCATGCACTTTTTGACGCCGCATGTGGAAATTTCAACCCTGTCCGACAATGGAACCGATTTGTTCAAT GGGAACGCCAATACCGCAACCGGAGTGGAACTGATGGAGACGAAGAGCAGCGGTCGAGGCGAGCGGGATGCAGTCGTTGGAAATAAGTCACCAGCGCCACCACCACCTCAAGAACATCCGATCGATTGTAATACCAAATCGTTGCCTTCAAGCACCAGTCATGTCGGTGTGCAGTTGAATGCTTGCCCTTCCCCAAAAACCCATCACCACGAGAACCACATCACACCATCCATCAGTTTGATACCAATCAAGCAGGCGAGT GAACCAGTAGGGGAGGATTTATCAACGGATGCTAATAAGAGCGGCACCAAATGCCCAACCACACAATGCGAACAAATGAATGGCGGTGACTGTAGTGAATCGGAATTCTCGTCTCCGAACGGCAGATTAACTTCGTTAATTAAG GTATCCCCACTGAAGTCCTTGTTAAGAGAGGACCTCAAACGACGCATTTGCGCCAAAGCCAATAATCGCATCACCCGCAATGCAGCTGTTTTGGACAACAACAATGTCGTGCAAACAGGCAGCATTACCGGCACCACAAGCAACACCTCTTCCTGCAACTCCACTCCCATATGCAATGGTACGATCACCTCAACCGGCCAAGAGACCGAACCAAACCTGCTAAGTCGCAAGCAAATACTCACATGTTTATTCTGTGGCATCGAGTTTCCAGACGAAACACTGTACTTCCTGCACAAGGGCTGTCACTGCGAGAGTAATCCGTGGAAGTGCAACATTTGTGGCGAACAGTGCAACAACGTCTATGAATTCAATTCTCATTTGTTGAGCAAAAGCCACCAATAG
- the LOC106617840 gene encoding ikaros family zinc finger protein isoform X1, whose protein sequence is MAETISAAAGMEMTLKDSGIIDMTPGSLMQHSALVKHTHALRSLKECSADEQPVALDSTARANSTPPTNYTTSTSTPNPPAMATFRCERCDHFETTSRASLLLHVVQCLSNHARLKTEEPELENLSVVGSVMPHADQNAGNSNDVTKLVPDTATANNVPTNMSVVTTNGNASSPTASSSSSSSSRKVFECDVCNMKFSNGANMRRHKMRHTGVKPYECRVCQKRFFRKDHLAEHFTTHTKTLPYHCPICNRGFQRQIAMRAHFQNEHVGQHDLVKTCPLCSYRAGSMKSLRIHFFNRHGIDLDNPGPGGSSSLLLALESQASQVAAAAAAASFVPGLNAVAAAAAAASQNANSSMATTHQSDSGESMRSLENATPPMHFLTPHVEISTLSDNGTDLFNVTWNALLNCKLGKSTDAAFLCAFDLQGNANTATGVELMETKSSGRGERDAVVGNKSPAPPPPQEHPIDCNTKSLPSSTSHVGVQLNACPSPKTHHHENHITPSISLIPIKQASEPVGEDLSTDANKSGTKCPTTQCEQMNGGDCSESEFSSPNGRLTSLIKVSPLKSLLREDLKRRICAKANNRITRNAAVLDNNNVVQTGSITGTTSNTSSCNSTPICNGTITSTGQETEPNLLSRKQILTCLFCGIEFPDETLYFLHKGCHCESNPWKCNICGEQCNNVYEFNSHLLSKSHQ, encoded by the exons ATGGCTGAAACTATAAGTGCAGCCGCCGGTATGGAGATGACATTAAAGGACAGCGGGATAATTGACATGACACCCGGTAGTTTGATGCAACACAGTGCGTTAGTCAAGCATACTCATGCGCTACGTAGCTTGAAGGAATGCAGCGCGGATGAACAGCCAGTGGCCTTGGATAGTACGGCACGCGCAAATAGTACACCACCAACGAATTACACCACATCCACAAGCACGCCGAATCCGCCCGCTATGGCGACATTTCGTTGTGAACGTTGCGACCATTTCGAGACTACTTCTAGGGCATCGCTACTATTACATGTCGTCCAGTGTTTGTCTAATCATGCGCGCCTCAAAACCGAAGAACCTGAATTGGAGAATCTAAGTGTAGTCGGTTCGGTGATGCCCCATGCAGACCAAAATGCTGGCAACAGCAACGATGTCACCAAATTGGTACCGGATACGGCAACGGCAAATAATGTTCCCACAAATATGTCGGTGGTCACAACGAATGGCAATGCCAGCAGTCCAACTGCATCATCGTCTTCGTCGTCTTCATCCCGTAAAGTTTTTGAATGTGATGTTTGCAATATGAAATTCTCAAATGGCGCAAATATGAGACGGCATAAGATGCGCCACACTGGTGTCAAGCCTTACGAATGCCGTGTCTGTCAAAAGAG ATTTTTCCGCAAAGACCATTTGGCGGAACACTTTACAACGCACACGAAAACTCTTCCATACCACTGTCCCATATGTAACCGTGGCTTCCAGCGCCAAATCGCTATGCGCGCTCATTTCCAAAACGAGCATGTCGGCCAACACGACCTCGTTAAAACCTGTCCATTGTGCAGCTATAGAGCAGGTTCTATGAAATCGCTAAGGATTCACTTTTTCAACAG ACATGGTATAGACCTTGATAATCCGGGACCGGGTGGTTCCTCATCATTACTGCTCGCCTTGGAGTCACAAGCATCACAAGTAGCAGCTGCCGCAGCCGCTGCCAGTTTCGTACCGGGCCTGAATGCTGTggctgcagctgctgctgcggcAAGCCAGAATGCCAACTCGAGCATGGCGACGACCCATCAGAGCGATAGTGGCGAGTCGATGCGCTCTCTGGAGAATGCCACACCGCCCATGCACTTTTTGACGCCGCATGTGGAAATTTCAACCCTGTCCGACAATGGAACCGATTTGTTCAATGTAACATGGAATGCGTTGCTAAATTGCAAATTGGGGAAATCCACTGATGCGGCGTTTTTATGTGCATTTGATTTGCAGGGGAACGCCAATACCGCAACCGGAGTGGAACTGATGGAGACGAAGAGCAGCGGTCGAGGCGAGCGGGATGCAGTCGTTGGAAATAAGTCACCAGCGCCACCACCACCTCAAGAACATCCGATCGATTGTAATACCAAATCGTTGCCTTCAAGCACCAGTCATGTCGGTGTGCAGTTGAATGCTTGCCCTTCCCCAAAAACCCATCACCACGAGAACCACATCACACCATCCATCAGTTTGATACCAATCAAGCAGGCGAGT GAACCAGTAGGGGAGGATTTATCAACGGATGCTAATAAGAGCGGCACCAAATGCCCAACCACACAATGCGAACAAATGAATGGCGGTGACTGTAGTGAATCGGAATTCTCGTCTCCGAACGGCAGATTAACTTCGTTAATTAAG GTATCCCCACTGAAGTCCTTGTTAAGAGAGGACCTCAAACGACGCATTTGCGCCAAAGCCAATAATCGCATCACCCGCAATGCAGCTGTTTTGGACAACAACAATGTCGTGCAAACAGGCAGCATTACCGGCACCACAAGCAACACCTCTTCCTGCAACTCCACTCCCATATGCAATGGTACGATCACCTCAACCGGCCAAGAGACCGAACCAAACCTGCTAAGTCGCAAGCAAATACTCACATGTTTATTCTGTGGCATCGAGTTTCCAGACGAAACACTGTACTTCCTGCACAAGGGCTGTCACTGCGAGAGTAATCCGTGGAAGTGCAACATTTGTGGCGAACAGTGCAACAACGTCTATGAATTCAATTCTCATTTGTTGAGCAAAAGCCACCAATAG